The following proteins are co-located in the Paraburkholderia phytofirmans PsJN genome:
- the hutI gene encoding imidazolonepropionase → MKQTVWHHLKLCPQGDPQNTLPDAAIAVENGTIVWLGAASSLPADYAAWPREDLHGAWVTPGLVDCHTHLVYGGQRADEFAQRLAGVSYEEIARQGGGIVSTVRATRAADEASLFRQSAARLEPLLAEGVTTVEIKSGYGLDLASERKMLRVARQLGERYPVTVYTTFLGAHALPPEFAGRADAYIDEVCNTMLPALADEGLVDAVDVFCERIGFSLEQSERVFNAAERYKLPVKMHAEQLSNGGGTALAARHRALSADHLEFLDEAGVAAMKEAGTVAVLLPGAYYFIRETQLPPLELLRRYQVPVAISTDSNPGTSPATSLLLMMNMATTLFRMTVPEVLQGVTSHAARALGKADRHGSLEAGRAADFAVWSVDSLAELAYWIGRPLCARVVRAGETVYTRRELS, encoded by the coding sequence ATGAAGCAAACCGTCTGGCATCACCTTAAACTTTGCCCGCAGGGCGATCCCCAAAACACGCTGCCCGATGCCGCGATCGCCGTTGAAAACGGCACGATCGTATGGCTCGGTGCGGCTTCTTCATTACCCGCCGACTACGCCGCATGGCCGCGCGAAGATCTGCACGGCGCGTGGGTGACGCCGGGTCTGGTCGATTGCCACACACATCTCGTGTACGGCGGACAGCGCGCGGACGAATTCGCGCAGCGTCTCGCCGGCGTCAGCTACGAAGAAATCGCGCGGCAGGGCGGCGGCATCGTCTCCACGGTGCGCGCCACGCGTGCCGCGGACGAAGCCTCGCTGTTCCGCCAATCGGCCGCGCGTCTCGAACCCTTGCTCGCCGAAGGCGTGACCACGGTCGAGATCAAATCCGGCTACGGGCTTGATCTTGCCAGCGAGCGCAAGATGCTGCGCGTCGCGCGTCAATTGGGCGAGCGCTATCCCGTGACTGTCTATACGACGTTTCTCGGCGCGCACGCGCTGCCGCCCGAGTTCGCCGGCCGTGCCGACGCGTATATCGACGAAGTCTGCAACACCATGCTGCCCGCGCTCGCCGACGAAGGCCTCGTCGATGCGGTCGACGTGTTCTGCGAGCGCATCGGTTTTTCGCTGGAACAAAGCGAGCGCGTTTTTAACGCGGCGGAACGTTACAAACTGCCAGTGAAAATGCACGCCGAGCAGTTGTCGAACGGCGGCGGCACGGCACTCGCCGCGCGTCATCGTGCGCTGTCCGCCGACCACCTCGAATTTCTCGACGAAGCCGGCGTCGCCGCGATGAAGGAAGCCGGCACGGTGGCCGTGCTGCTGCCGGGCGCGTACTACTTCATCCGCGAGACGCAGTTGCCGCCTTTGGAATTGCTGCGGCGCTACCAGGTGCCGGTCGCGATTTCGACCGACAGCAACCCCGGCACATCACCCGCCACGTCGCTGCTGCTGATGATGAACATGGCCACCACGCTGTTCCGCATGACCGTGCCCGAAGTGCTGCAAGGCGTGACGTCGCACGCGGCACGCGCGCTCGGCAAGGCGGATCGCCATGGCTCGCTGGAAGCGGGACGCGCGGCGGATTTCGCGGTGTGGTCGGTCGATTCGCTAGCCGAGCTGGCTTACTGGATTGGACGTCCGCTGTGCGCCCGAGTCGTGCGTGCGGGCGAGACCGTTTATACGCGGCGTGAATTGAGCTAG
- a CDS encoding ArsR/SmtB family transcription factor has protein sequence MFSTFDAARCRLDLRLAAYLFCPAFPLYVSRALRKRVPVLDFSCFVSILNLMVKFNEALLDRTFAALSDPTRRALLARLSSKDLSVSELAEPFAMSLPAVMKHLDVLSEAGLITRSKTGRTVACRLSAGPMEEAMEWLGRYQRFWSESLDRLAAFVEEEQAPCPPSPASPSSGVSTPRPPKSSAPGRNRRNS, from the coding sequence TTGTTCTCCACCTTTGACGCGGCGCGTTGCAGGCTTGATCTGCGGCTCGCCGCGTATCTTTTTTGCCCTGCGTTCCCACTTTACGTTTCGCGCGCTTTACGAAAACGCGTACCTGTCCTTGACTTTAGTTGCTTCGTTTCTATACTTAACCTCATGGTTAAGTTTAACGAAGCACTACTCGATCGCACCTTTGCGGCGCTCTCCGACCCGACACGGCGTGCGCTGCTCGCGCGTCTATCGTCGAAAGATCTGTCGGTCAGCGAACTTGCCGAGCCGTTTGCGATGTCCTTGCCTGCTGTGATGAAACACCTCGACGTGTTGAGCGAGGCGGGTCTCATCACGCGCAGCAAAACCGGCCGCACGGTGGCGTGCCGCCTGTCCGCCGGGCCGATGGAAGAGGCCATGGAATGGCTTGGCCGCTATCAGCGCTTCTGGTCCGAATCACTCGATCGTCTTGCCGCTTTCGTCGAAGAGGAACAAGCTCCATGTCCACCCAGCCCAGCCTCACCCTCCAGCGGCGTCTCAACGCCGCGCCCGCCAAAGTCTTCCGCGCCTGGACGGAACCGGCGCAATTCATGA
- a CDS encoding DUF899 domain-containing protein: MEPQHRTGSREEWLAASKALLAEEKAHMRAGDELARKRRALPWVRVDKTYTFDTPQGRKTLADLFDGRSQLIVYHFMFGADWEEGCVGCSFLSDHMTGIVTHLEHHDVSYVTVSHAPLAKIDGFKKRMGWTFPWVSSAGSDFNFDYHVSFTPEQLESKKAFYNFTEQDVGIDEQHGHSVFYKDEQGDVYHTYSVYGRGDERFINTYAHLDVTPKGRNEDRSLTDWVRHHDRYEEKPQGGCAACGS; encoded by the coding sequence ATGGAACCGCAACACCGTACGGGATCGAGAGAGGAGTGGCTCGCCGCCAGCAAGGCATTGCTAGCCGAAGAGAAAGCGCACATGCGCGCCGGCGACGAACTCGCGCGCAAACGTCGCGCGCTGCCTTGGGTCAGGGTGGATAAGACTTATACCTTCGATACACCGCAGGGCCGCAAGACGCTGGCCGATCTGTTCGATGGACGCAGCCAGTTGATCGTCTATCACTTCATGTTTGGCGCGGATTGGGAAGAAGGTTGCGTCGGCTGCTCGTTCCTGTCGGATCATATGACGGGGATTGTCACGCATCTCGAGCATCACGATGTATCGTACGTGACGGTGTCGCACGCGCCGCTCGCTAAGATCGACGGTTTCAAGAAACGCATGGGCTGGACCTTTCCGTGGGTGTCGTCAGCCGGCAGCGATTTCAATTTTGATTACCACGTGTCGTTCACGCCTGAACAATTGGAGAGCAAGAAGGCGTTCTATAACTTCACCGAGCAGGACGTCGGCATCGACGAGCAACACGGCCATAGCGTGTTCTACAAGGACGAGCAGGGCGACGTGTATCACACGTACTCCGTCTACGGACGCGGCGACGAACGCTTCATCAATACCTACGCGCATCTGGATGTCACGCCGAAGGGCCGCAATGAAGACCGCAGTCTGACCGATTGGGTCAGACATCACGACCGCTATGAAGAGAAGCCGCAAGGCGGCTGCGCCGCTTGTGGTTCTTGA
- a CDS encoding HutD/Ves family protein, whose translation MPHSAPVGNGASLTLIRGADLVVAPWKNGGGVTREVAAFPEGAGLDAFVWRVSVADVARAGPFSRFAGIDRTLVLLSGAGMLLDEAESAHGVKTHALTQALDMARFAGEAQIDARLVDGATRDFNLMVRRDAAHGEVEVWRGATQRTLSADAVLLYCAEGSVSVTPGDAQALPLATGDTLRIDTPSALSCTIEGAGALLAISVRYKQR comes from the coding sequence ATGCCTCACAGCGCGCCTGTGGGCAACGGCGCAAGCCTCACGCTGATTCGCGGCGCCGACCTCGTGGTGGCGCCGTGGAAGAACGGCGGCGGCGTCACGCGTGAAGTGGCGGCGTTTCCCGAAGGCGCGGGGCTCGATGCCTTCGTGTGGCGGGTGAGCGTGGCCGATGTCGCGCGAGCCGGGCCGTTCTCGCGCTTTGCCGGCATCGATCGCACGCTTGTGCTGTTGTCCGGCGCGGGCATGTTGCTCGATGAAGCGGAGAGCGCGCACGGCGTAAAGACGCATGCATTGACGCAAGCGCTCGACATGGCTCGCTTCGCCGGCGAGGCGCAAATCGACGCGCGTCTGGTCGACGGCGCGACTCGCGACTTCAACCTGATGGTGCGGCGTGACGCTGCGCATGGCGAAGTGGAAGTATGGCGCGGCGCAACGCAACGCACGCTTTCCGCCGACGCGGTCCTGCTGTATTGCGCGGAAGGTTCGGTGTCGGTTACGCCGGGCGACGCGCAAGCACTGCCGCTTGCCACCGGCGACACGCTGCGCATCGACACGCCGAGCGCGCTGTCATGCACGATCGAGGGCGCGGGCGCCTTGCTCGCAATCAGCGTCCGTTACAAGCAACGATGA
- a CDS encoding LysR family transcriptional regulator, with amino-acid sequence MKTSTDELLVFVTVIDSGSITAAAEKLNQTVSGVSRALTRLEKKLDTALVRRTTRRLQLTEEGETFLQRARAILDAMEEAEESVTRGRERPSGRLRVDAASPFMLHCVAPHMTAFSALYPEIRLELTSNERIVDLLEQKVDIAIRIGELQDSTLHARALGTSKLRVLASPAYLAEYGEPKSVEALREHRLIGFTAPEHLNRWPLREGRKGGAESLKIEPAITASSGETLRQLVLSGWGIACLADFMSAADVREKRLVPILGNVLADERQRVSAVYYQSASLAGRVQCFLDFIAARVKL; translated from the coding sequence ATGAAAACTTCCACCGACGAGTTGCTGGTGTTCGTCACGGTGATCGACAGCGGTTCGATTACCGCGGCCGCAGAGAAACTGAATCAGACCGTTTCCGGCGTGAGCCGCGCGCTCACGCGCCTCGAAAAGAAACTCGACACCGCGTTGGTGAGGCGCACAACGCGCCGTCTGCAACTCACCGAAGAGGGCGAAACCTTCCTGCAGCGCGCGCGAGCGATCCTCGACGCGATGGAAGAGGCCGAGGAATCCGTCACGCGCGGACGCGAGCGGCCCTCGGGGCGTCTGCGCGTCGATGCCGCGTCGCCCTTCATGCTGCATTGCGTAGCGCCGCATATGACGGCGTTTTCGGCGCTGTATCCGGAGATCAGGCTTGAGCTGACCAGCAATGAACGGATCGTGGATTTGCTGGAGCAGAAGGTGGACATCGCGATCCGCATCGGCGAATTGCAGGATTCGACTTTGCATGCGCGCGCCCTCGGCACCAGCAAACTGCGTGTGCTCGCGAGCCCGGCGTATCTGGCCGAATACGGCGAGCCGAAATCGGTCGAAGCGTTGCGCGAGCATCGGCTGATCGGCTTTACGGCGCCGGAGCATCTGAACCGCTGGCCGTTGCGGGAAGGGCGCAAGGGCGGCGCGGAATCGCTGAAGATCGAGCCGGCGATCACCGCATCGAGCGGCGAGACATTGCGGCAACTGGTGCTGTCGGGATGGGGCATCGCCTGTCTCGCCGATTTCATGAGCGCGGCCGACGTGCGCGAAAAGCGTCTCGTGCCGATTCTCGGCAACGTGCTGGCGGACGAGCGGCAGCGGGTGAGCGCGGTGTACTACCAGAGCGCATCGCTGGCGGGGCGCGTGCAGTGTTTTCTGGATTTCATCGCGGCGCGCGTGAAGCTTTAG
- a CDS encoding SRPBCC family protein has translation MTWMHPGGADVVRVEMDVRVDGRYVIVYREPDGNEVEVGGQYLEVVPDRKLVFTWVWRYSPEHESQVTLLLEPDGDATWLTLTHERLADEAQCEDHRRGWTDGIDSLERYVA, from the coding sequence ATGACGTGGATGCATCCGGGCGGCGCGGACGTGGTGCGCGTGGAAATGGATGTGCGCGTCGACGGACGTTACGTGATCGTCTATCGCGAGCCGGACGGCAACGAGGTCGAGGTGGGCGGTCAGTATCTGGAGGTGGTGCCCGACCGCAAGCTCGTCTTCACATGGGTGTGGCGCTACAGCCCCGAGCATGAATCGCAGGTCACGCTGCTGCTGGAACCGGACGGCGACGCCACATGGCTCACGCTCACGCACGAACGTCTCGCCGATGAAGCGCAGTGCGAGGATCATCGCCGCGGCTGGACGGATGGGATCGATTCGCTGGAACGCTACGTGGCGTGA
- a CDS encoding formimidoylglutamate deiminase: MTEPHKQSNQSLFAEYAYLRDGWRRNVLLEWDTNGTLTAVTPDTSTPPIGVQKAAGPILPGMPNLHSHAFQRAMAGLTEYRASGAGATDNFWSWRDLMYRFAARITPEGLASVAQWLYIEMLKAGYTSVCEFHYVHHTPDGSRYANQAELAQRVVDAASASGIGMTMLPVLYQYSGFGSRAPREDQQRFINTPESLLDLLGTLRAARPETAALRYGVAPHSLRAVSAESLRTLLGGIDNTAPVHIHIAEQTAEVDACVETEGARPVQWLLDRFDIDSRWCLVHATHVDANETLALAKSGAVAGLCLTTEANLGDGIFPAQEYLDAQGRIGVGSDSHIGVDWRAELRLLEYGQRLARRQRNVLASAQATHVADRLFAASLEGGAHATGRAVGALQTGRRADWLVLDANHSSIAEHAPNAWLSGVVFCEHGETPIRDVYAGGDKVVDNRRHRDEEGAYARYRMALADLLK; this comes from the coding sequence ATGACTGAACCGCACAAGCAATCGAATCAATCGCTATTCGCCGAGTACGCATACCTGCGGGATGGCTGGCGCCGCAACGTGCTGCTGGAGTGGGACACGAACGGCACGCTCACCGCCGTCACGCCCGATACGTCGACGCCGCCTATTGGCGTGCAGAAAGCTGCTGGTCCGATACTGCCTGGCATGCCGAATCTTCATTCGCATGCATTTCAGCGCGCGATGGCCGGCCTCACCGAATATCGCGCATCCGGCGCGGGCGCTACGGATAACTTCTGGAGCTGGCGCGACCTGATGTATCGCTTCGCCGCGCGCATCACGCCGGAAGGCCTGGCGAGCGTCGCGCAATGGCTGTACATCGAAATGCTGAAAGCGGGTTATACGTCGGTGTGCGAGTTCCATTATGTGCATCACACGCCTGACGGCAGCCGCTACGCCAATCAGGCGGAACTCGCGCAACGCGTGGTGGATGCGGCGTCGGCGAGCGGCATCGGCATGACGATGCTGCCGGTGCTCTATCAGTACAGCGGCTTTGGTTCGCGCGCGCCGCGTGAAGATCAGCAGCGTTTCATCAACACGCCGGAGAGTCTGCTCGATCTGCTTGGCACATTGCGCGCGGCGCGCCCTGAAACTGCCGCGTTGCGTTACGGTGTGGCGCCGCATTCGCTGCGCGCCGTCTCCGCGGAGTCGTTGCGTACGCTGCTCGGCGGCATCGATAACACGGCGCCCGTTCATATCCATATCGCCGAGCAGACCGCCGAAGTCGATGCGTGCGTCGAAACCGAAGGCGCGCGTCCGGTACAGTGGCTGCTGGATCGTTTCGATATCGACAGCCGCTGGTGCCTCGTGCACGCCACGCACGTCGATGCGAACGAAACGCTGGCGCTCGCGAAAAGCGGTGCGGTCGCCGGTTTGTGTTTAACCACCGAAGCCAATCTCGGCGACGGCATTTTTCCGGCGCAGGAATATCTCGACGCGCAAGGGCGCATCGGCGTGGGCTCGGATAGCCATATCGGCGTCGACTGGCGCGCGGAGTTGCGTTTGCTCGAATACGGCCAGCGTCTCGCGCGCCGGCAGCGCAACGTGCTGGCGTCGGCGCAGGCCACGCATGTCGCCGATCGTCTGTTCGCCGCCTCGCTCGAAGGCGGCGCGCACGCCACGGGTCGCGCGGTCGGCGCGCTGCAGACGGGCCGCCGCGCCGATTGGCTCGTGCTCGACGCGAATCATTCGAGCATTGCCGAGCATGCGCCGAACGCCTGGCTCTCGGGCGTTGTATTCTGCGAGCATGGCGAAACGCCGATTCGCGACGTCTACGCGGGCGGCGACAAGGTCGTCGATAACCGCAGGCATCGCGATGAAGAGGGCGCATACGCGCGCTATCGCATGGCGCTCGCGGACCTGCTCAAGTGA
- the hutU gene encoding urocanate hydratase, which produces MNNPKHIDPRLDPTRTIRAPRGAEKTCKTWIAEAAYRMIQNNLDPEVAEHPHALVVYGGIGRAARNWDCFDQILKSLKDLEENETLLIQSGKPVGVFRTHADAPRVLLANSNLVPHWATWEHFHELDRKGLMMYGQMTAGSWIYIGSQGIVQGTYETFFSVANQHFNGDPSGRWILTGGLGGMGGAQPLAATMAGFSMIAVECDETRIDFRLKTRYVDKKAATLDEALAMLEEAKKAGKPVSIGLLGNAADVFAECVTRGITPDCVTDQTSAHDPIHGYLPQGWNVEDWRERQKTVPDSIVLPAKQSMAKQVQAMLTLQERGAATLDYGNNIRQMALEMGVENAFDFPGFVPAYIRPLFCEGKGPFRWVALSGDPEDIYKTDAKVKELIPDDPHLHNWLDMARERIAFQGLPARICWVGVKDRYRLGQAFNEMVKNGELKAPIVIGRDHLDTGSVASPNRETESMKDGSDAVSDWPLLNALLNTAGGASWVSLHHGGGVGMGFSQHSGVVIVADGTDAAKERLGRVLFNDPATGVMRHADAGYELAQETAREAGLNLPMLGR; this is translated from the coding sequence ATGAACAACCCGAAACACATCGACCCGCGTCTCGATCCTACCCGCACGATCCGCGCACCGCGCGGCGCGGAAAAGACCTGCAAGACCTGGATTGCGGAAGCCGCGTACCGGATGATCCAGAACAATCTGGATCCGGAAGTCGCCGAGCATCCGCATGCGCTGGTCGTGTACGGCGGCATCGGCCGTGCCGCGCGTAACTGGGATTGCTTCGATCAGATCCTCAAGTCGCTGAAAGACCTCGAAGAAAACGAAACGCTGCTGATCCAATCGGGCAAGCCGGTCGGCGTGTTCCGCACGCATGCCGACGCGCCTCGCGTGCTGCTGGCGAATTCGAATCTGGTGCCGCATTGGGCGACGTGGGAACACTTCCACGAACTCGATCGCAAGGGCTTGATGATGTACGGCCAGATGACGGCGGGCAGCTGGATCTACATCGGCAGCCAAGGGATCGTGCAGGGCACCTACGAGACGTTCTTCTCGGTGGCGAACCAGCATTTCAACGGCGATCCGTCGGGCCGCTGGATTCTGACGGGCGGCCTGGGCGGCATGGGCGGCGCGCAACCGTTGGCGGCGACCATGGCCGGCTTTTCGATGATCGCGGTGGAATGCGACGAGACGCGTATCGACTTCCGTCTGAAGACGCGTTACGTCGACAAGAAAGCAGCCACCCTCGACGAGGCGCTCGCCATGCTCGAGGAAGCGAAGAAAGCCGGCAAGCCGGTGTCGATCGGCCTGCTCGGTAACGCGGCGGATGTGTTCGCTGAATGCGTGACGCGCGGCATCACGCCGGATTGCGTGACCGACCAGACCAGCGCGCACGACCCGATTCACGGCTACCTGCCGCAAGGCTGGAATGTCGAAGACTGGCGCGAGCGCCAGAAGACCGTGCCGGACAGCATTGTGCTGCCTGCCAAGCAATCGATGGCCAAGCAGGTCCAGGCCATGCTGACGCTGCAGGAACGCGGCGCGGCCACGCTTGACTACGGCAACAACATCCGCCAGATGGCGCTGGAAATGGGCGTGGAAAACGCGTTCGATTTCCCGGGTTTCGTGCCGGCGTATATCCGTCCGCTGTTCTGCGAAGGCAAGGGCCCGTTCCGCTGGGTCGCGCTGTCGGGCGATCCTGAGGATATCTACAAGACCGATGCCAAGGTCAAGGAACTGATCCCCGACGATCCGCATCTGCACAACTGGCTCGACATGGCGCGCGAACGTATCGCGTTCCAGGGCTTACCGGCGCGGATCTGCTGGGTCGGCGTGAAGGATCGCTATCGTCTGGGCCAGGCGTTCAACGAAATGGTGAAGAACGGCGAACTGAAAGCGCCGATCGTGATCGGCCGCGATCACCTCGACACTGGTTCGGTGGCGAGCCCGAATCGCGAAACCGAATCGATGAAGGACGGCTCCGACGCGGTCAGCGACTGGCCGCTGCTCAACGCACTGCTGAATACGGCGGGCGGCGCTTCGTGGGTTTCGCTGCATCATGGCGGCGGTGTCGGCATGGGCTTCAGCCAGCACTCGGGTGTCGTGATCGTCGCGGACGGCACGGATGCCGCGAAGGAGCGTCTCGGCCGCGTGCTGTTCAACGATCCGGCAACCGGCGTGATGCGTCACGCGGATGCGGGCTATGAACTCGCGCAGGAAACGGCGCGCGAGGCGGGTCTCAATCTGCCGATGCTGGGCCGTTGA
- the hutH gene encoding histidine ammonia-lyase, with amino-acid sequence MMTLKPGYLTLPQLRQIAREHVALQLDPASHAAIDACAQAVADIAAKGEPAYGINTGFGRLASTHIPHDQLELLQRNLVLSHAVGVGEPMSRPVVRLLIALKLSSLGRGHSGIRREVMEALITLYNADVLPVIPVKGSVGASGDLAPLAHMSATLLGVGEVFAKGERMPATEGLALVGLKPLTLQAKEGLALLNGTQASTALALYNMFAIEDLYRTALVSGALSVDAAMGSVKPFDARIHELRGHQGQIDAAGAYRSLLQGSGINVSHADCDKVQDPYSLRCQPQVMGACLDQMRHAANVLLLEANAVSDNPLIFPDTGEVLSGGNFHAEPVAFAADNLALAAAEIGALAERRIALLIDATLSGLPPFLVRDGGVNSGFMIAHVTAAALASENKTLAHPASVDSLPTSANQEDHVSMATFAARKLGDIAENTANILSIELLAAAQGVDLRAPHKTSPSLQKVMDAVRKDVAHYELDHYFAPDIAAVTRLVQDGTIAKLSPLSFASEQ; translated from the coding sequence ATGATGACTCTGAAGCCCGGCTACCTGACCCTCCCGCAACTGCGCCAGATCGCACGCGAACACGTCGCGTTGCAACTCGATCCCGCCAGCCACGCCGCGATCGACGCCTGCGCGCAAGCCGTGGCCGATATCGCCGCGAAGGGCGAACCGGCCTACGGCATCAACACGGGCTTTGGGCGCCTCGCCAGCACGCATATCCCGCACGACCAGCTCGAACTGCTGCAACGCAATCTGGTGCTCTCGCATGCAGTCGGCGTGGGTGAGCCGATGTCGCGTCCGGTGGTGCGCCTGTTGATCGCGCTGAAGCTATCGAGCCTCGGCCGTGGTCACTCTGGCATCCGCCGCGAAGTGATGGAAGCGCTGATCACGCTGTACAACGCCGACGTGCTGCCGGTCATTCCGGTGAAGGGTTCGGTCGGCGCATCCGGCGACCTCGCGCCGCTCGCGCATATGTCGGCAACGCTGCTCGGCGTCGGCGAAGTGTTCGCCAAGGGCGAGCGCATGCCGGCCACCGAAGGCCTCGCGCTCGTCGGCCTCAAGCCGCTCACGCTGCAAGCCAAGGAAGGTCTGGCGCTGCTGAACGGCACGCAGGCTTCGACCGCGCTCGCGCTCTACAACATGTTCGCCATCGAAGACCTGTACCGCACCGCGTTGGTGTCGGGCGCGTTGTCGGTGGACGCGGCCATGGGTTCGGTCAAGCCGTTCGACGCACGCATTCACGAACTGCGTGGTCATCAAGGCCAGATCGATGCGGCCGGTGCATACCGCTCACTGCTGCAAGGCTCGGGCATCAACGTCTCGCACGCCGATTGCGACAAGGTGCAGGATCCGTACAGCCTGCGCTGCCAGCCGCAAGTGATGGGCGCGTGTCTGGATCAGATGCGCCACGCCGCCAACGTGCTGCTGCTCGAAGCGAACGCGGTCTCCGACAATCCGCTGATTTTCCCGGACACCGGCGAAGTGCTGTCGGGCGGTAATTTCCACGCGGAGCCGGTGGCCTTCGCCGCCGACAACCTCGCGCTCGCCGCCGCCGAAATCGGCGCACTGGCCGAACGCCGCATCGCGCTGCTGATCGACGCGACGCTGTCGGGTCTGCCGCCGTTCCTCGTGCGCGACGGTGGCGTGAATTCGGGCTTCATGATCGCTCACGTCACGGCCGCCGCGCTCGCTTCGGAGAACAAGACGCTCGCGCATCCGGCTTCGGTCGATTCGCTGCCCACGTCGGCGAACCAGGAAGACCACGTGTCGATGGCGACCTTCGCCGCGCGCAAGCTCGGCGACATTGCTGAAAACACCGCGAACATTCTGTCGATCGAACTGCTCGCCGCCGCGCAAGGCGTCGATCTGCGCGCGCCGCACAAGACCAGCCCGAGCCTGCAAAAAGTGATGGACGCCGTGCGCAAGGACGTCGCGCATTACGAACTCGATCACTACTTCGCACCGGATATCGCGGCGGTCACGCGTCTCGTGCAGGACGGCACGATCGCGAAGCTGAGCCCGCTCTCCTTCGCGTCCGAACAGTAA
- the hutC gene encoding histidine utilization repressor — MNAPAYQGIKDFILARIHAGEWGEGDQVPSENELAREFNVARMTVNRALRELTSEQVLTRVQGSGTFVARPKYESTLVAIRSISDEIVARGHRYQANVLHIGASIADEALAEEMQVSAGSPVFHSRVLHFENDEPVQLEERWVNPAVAPEYALQDFTNTTPNQYLVRVAPLQRVEYRIEALAADGDTRELLTMDELEPCLVLHRRTWSQSQVASIANLWHPGSRYRFTGHF, encoded by the coding sequence ATGAACGCACCGGCCTATCAGGGCATCAAGGACTTCATCCTCGCGCGCATTCATGCGGGCGAATGGGGCGAAGGCGACCAGGTGCCCTCCGAAAACGAGCTGGCGCGCGAATTCAACGTGGCGCGCATGACGGTCAACCGCGCGTTGCGCGAGCTGACTTCGGAGCAGGTGCTCACGCGTGTGCAAGGGTCGGGCACCTTCGTGGCCCGCCCCAAGTACGAATCCACGCTGGTGGCGATCCGCAGCATCTCCGACGAAATCGTCGCGCGCGGTCATCGCTATCAGGCGAACGTGCTGCACATCGGCGCGAGCATCGCCGACGAAGCGCTCGCCGAGGAAATGCAGGTGAGCGCGGGCAGTCCGGTGTTTCATTCGCGTGTGCTGCACTTCGAAAACGACGAGCCGGTGCAACTCGAAGAGCGCTGGGTCAATCCCGCGGTCGCGCCCGAGTACGCGCTGCAGGACTTCACGAATACCACGCCGAATCAGTATCTCGTGCGTGTCGCGCCGTTGCAGCGGGTCGAGTACCGCATCGAGGCATTGGCTGCCGACGGCGATACACGCGAGTTGCTGACCATGGACGAACTCGAACCATGCCTCGTGCTCCATCGGCGCACGTGGTCGCAAAGCCAGGTGGCATCGATCGCCAATCTCTGGCACCCCGGCAGCCGTTATCGCTTCACCGGACATTTCTGA
- a CDS encoding NAD-dependent epimerase/dehydratase family protein: MKIFITGASGFIGGSIAAHLARAGHTVRGLIRNPEHSAELQRLGIEPVIGTLDDRALLIAEAQAADAVINAASSDHEGAVKALIDGLAGSGKTFLHTSGSSIVGDASGGEAGQARIYHEDALPEPTPDKVARVAIDLLVLNSAKLNIRSAVLCNTLIYGHGAVPGSASVQLPRLVRQALKSGVVRHVGSGGNIWSNVYIDDVAELYRLALDKTPAGTFYFVESGEASFSDMSAAIARAMKLGEPQDWPLEDAQKEWGYEMASYGLGSNSRVRGERARKLLGWQPKRTSVIDWIEHDMMSPEHTSSAA; encoded by the coding sequence TTGAAGATTTTCATCACAGGGGCAAGCGGTTTCATCGGCGGCTCGATCGCAGCACATCTGGCGCGCGCCGGCCACACCGTGCGCGGTTTGATCCGCAACCCCGAACATAGCGCCGAGCTGCAACGCCTCGGTATCGAACCCGTGATCGGCACGCTCGACGACCGCGCGTTGCTGATCGCCGAAGCGCAAGCCGCCGACGCCGTCATCAACGCCGCGAGCAGCGATCATGAAGGCGCGGTGAAGGCGCTGATCGACGGACTCGCCGGCTCCGGCAAAACGTTTCTGCATACGAGCGGTTCGAGCATCGTCGGCGATGCGTCGGGCGGCGAAGCAGGTCAGGCGCGCATCTATCACGAGGACGCGCTGCCCGAGCCGACTCCCGACAAAGTGGCGCGCGTCGCGATCGACCTGCTAGTGCTCAATTCGGCCAAGCTGAATATCCGCTCGGCCGTGTTGTGCAACACGCTGATCTACGGCCACGGCGCGGTGCCGGGCAGCGCGAGCGTGCAACTGCCGCGCCTCGTGCGTCAGGCGCTAAAGAGCGGCGTGGTGCGTCATGTGGGCAGTGGCGGCAACATCTGGTCGAACGTGTATATCGACGATGTCGCCGAACTGTATCGCCTCGCGTTGGACAAGACGCCGGCGGGCACCTTCTACTTCGTCGAAAGCGGCGAGGCGTCGTTTAGCGACATGAGCGCCGCGATTGCGCGCGCGATGAAGCTCGGCGAGCCGCAAGACTGGCCGCTCGAAGACGCGCAAAAGGAATGGGGCTACGAAATGGCCTCGTACGGCCTCGGCTCGAATAGCCGCGTGCGCGGTGAACGCGCCCGCAAGCTGCTTGGATGGCAACCGAAGCGCACGTCGGTGATCGACTGGATCGAGCACGACATGATGTCTCCGGAGCATACGTCGTCCGCGGCGTAA